A genomic region of Ignavibacteria bacterium contains the following coding sequences:
- a CDS encoding ParB/RepB/Spo0J family partition protein, producing the protein MKSRQVLGKGLGALIPGAVEEDKSKVKSDEVLKDGVISKIPVDKIDPNPYQPRLEFDIQALEELAQSIKQNGVIQPITVHRKNGERFELISGERRLRASILAGLDLIPAYIIEINTKEELIEFSLIENIQRETLNPIEIALGFKRLMEECNLTLEDISKKTGKDKSTISNFIRLLKLPEEIQRSLIKNEITPGHARALINIDDREEQLNLWKKIIAEKFSVREVEKIAKQKKKKNNNQPTITHNLQRDPNLEAILSNLRIKFGTNVKIQIKADGSGEFQIQFYSRDEMERILEILNNVQENSPN; encoded by the coding sequence ATGAAATCAAGGCAGGTATTAGGCAAAGGACTTGGAGCATTAATACCAGGTGCAGTTGAAGAAGACAAATCAAAAGTAAAAAGTGATGAAGTATTAAAAGATGGTGTAATATCTAAAATCCCTGTTGATAAGATTGATCCAAATCCATATCAACCGAGACTTGAATTTGATATTCAAGCATTAGAAGAACTTGCTCAGTCAATCAAACAAAATGGAGTTATTCAGCCCATTACGGTTCATCGTAAAAATGGTGAACGATTTGAATTAATATCTGGTGAAAGAAGATTAAGAGCCTCAATTTTAGCCGGTCTCGATTTAATTCCAGCTTATATTATTGAAATCAATACTAAAGAAGAACTTATTGAATTTTCTCTAATAGAGAATATACAACGTGAAACATTAAATCCGATAGAGATTGCACTCGGATTTAAGAGATTAATGGAGGAATGTAACTTAACACTTGAGGATATTTCTAAGAAAACTGGTAAAGATAAATCTACAATCTCAAACTTTATCAGACTTTTAAAATTACCAGAAGAGATTCAACGAAGTCTTATAAAGAATGAAATTACACCTGGTCATGCAAGAGCTTTAATAAACATTGACGATAGAGAAGAGCAGCTTAACCTCTGGAAAAAAATAATTGCAGAAAAGTTTTCAGTCAGGGAAGTTGAAAAAATTGCGAAACAGAAAAAAAAGAAAAATAATAATCAACCAACAATTACCCATAATCTTCAAAGAGATCCAAATCTTGAAGCAATTTTATCAAATCTCCGAATTAAATTTGGAACTAATGTTAAAATACAAATTAAAGCCGATGGAAGTGGTGAATTCCAAATCCAATTTTACTCAAGAGATGAAATGGAAAGAATTCTGGAAATTTTGAATAATGTTCAAGAAAATTCTCCTAATTAA
- the nagA gene encoding N-acetylglucosamine-6-phosphate deacetylase: MKIAFAGAKVVTPFRCIEPASIVIEGKKIYELGKSEDVDIPAGTKLIDASELIITPGFVDLLCHGGAGKGFADEDEEAIEVISNFHFQHGTTTLLAGLYSKPFNQLINDMRRIAHYIENNDETNIFGIHMEGPYINPKLKGAMNEEYLWKPELNSWFSLRDAARGYIKIMTIAPELPGAIEIMRHAAQDRIVLSIGHSEADYDVIEVAIDNGASHVTHIFNAMKPLHHREPGVVTGAFLRDELKIELIADGIHVHPVVMKLIYKLKGARGIILITDAIRAAGMPDGEYEFADQKVYMKDKKAYLEDGTLAGSTLTMEEAVKVMYEKVQIPLTDAVRMASLNGAKVLGIQRQKGILAAGMDADIVVMDKNFNVLVTIKEGKIKYSKLSELEVD, from the coding sequence ATGAAAATAGCTTTTGCTGGAGCAAAAGTAGTCACACCATTTAGATGTATTGAACCTGCATCGATTGTTATTGAAGGAAAAAAAATTTATGAGCTGGGCAAATCGGAAGATGTCGATATTCCGGCAGGAACCAAACTAATAGATGCTTCTGAATTAATAATTACACCAGGATTTGTCGATCTACTCTGTCACGGCGGAGCTGGAAAAGGTTTTGCCGACGAAGATGAAGAGGCAATTGAAGTGATAAGTAATTTTCATTTTCAGCATGGAACTACAACTTTACTTGCTGGATTATACAGCAAGCCCTTTAATCAATTAATTAACGATATGAGACGAATTGCTCATTATATCGAGAATAATGATGAAACAAACATCTTCGGCATTCATATGGAAGGACCTTACATCAATCCGAAATTAAAGGGCGCAATGAATGAGGAATATCTCTGGAAACCTGAACTTAATAGTTGGTTTAGTTTAAGAGATGCTGCTCGTGGTTACATTAAAATTATGACCATCGCACCCGAGCTTCCAGGTGCAATTGAAATTATGCGTCACGCCGCTCAGGATAGAATTGTTCTATCGATAGGTCATTCTGAAGCTGATTATGATGTAATTGAAGTCGCTATTGATAATGGTGCTTCGCACGTAACTCATATCTTTAATGCAATGAAACCATTACATCATCGTGAACCTGGAGTTGTAACAGGAGCTTTTCTAAGAGATGAATTAAAAATTGAATTGATCGCAGATGGTATTCATGTGCATCCAGTGGTAATGAAATTAATTTATAAATTAAAAGGTGCACGCGGAATTATTTTGATTACAGATGCAATACGTGCTGCTGGTATGCCCGATGGTGAATATGAATTTGCTGATCAAAAAGTCTATATGAAAGATAAAAAAGCTTATCTTGAAGATGGTACTTTAGCCGGAAGTACTTTGACAATGGAAGAAGCTGTTAAAGTAATGTATGAAAAAGTTCAAATTCCATTAACAGATGCGGTAAGAATGGCTTCTCTAAATGGTGCAAAAGTTCTTGGTATTCAGAGACAAAAAGGAATTCTTGCTGCAGGAATGGATGCTGATATTGTTGTAATGGATAAAAATTTCAATGTATTGGTAACAATCAAAGAAGGAAAGATAAAATATTCGAAATTAAGCGAACTTGAAGTTGATTAA
- a CDS encoding TIGR00159 family protein, translating to MIDILKLDFIHLTLFDLLDILLVAYIFYIIYKNMRGTIASQIFLGLVILLLLSFTAKALNLKLMSYLLKLVTDIWVIIFVILFQPELRRLLLLLSRYKIFGYFFQKETDQIIKEIVDTLYELSDKQWGALIVISRTTGLRGVIETGIPIGAKLSKPLLISIFNPRSPLHDGAVIVRNNIIEAARCTLPLSSQNIIDGFQLGMRHKAGIGITEQADVISLIVSEESGSVSLAEDGKLFRSLSKSELTDKLIKEFTKKANKYQLFKLKTLDRE from the coding sequence ATGATAGATATATTAAAACTTGATTTTATCCATTTAACTTTGTTCGACTTATTGGATATTCTTTTAGTAGCCTATATTTTCTACATCATATATAAGAATATGAGAGGCACAATTGCTTCTCAGATTTTTCTTGGTCTTGTGATTTTGCTTTTACTCTCATTTACAGCTAAAGCTCTCAATCTAAAATTAATGAGTTACTTACTAAAATTAGTAACAGATATTTGGGTAATAATTTTTGTTATTTTATTTCAGCCTGAGTTAAGAAGGTTACTTTTACTCTTAAGCCGTTATAAAATATTTGGTTACTTCTTCCAGAAAGAAACTGATCAAATAATTAAAGAGATTGTTGATACATTATATGAATTATCAGATAAACAATGGGGAGCTTTAATTGTGATCAGTAGAACAACTGGTTTAAGAGGTGTAATTGAAACAGGAATTCCCATTGGTGCAAAACTTTCTAAACCTCTTTTAATCTCAATCTTTAATCCAAGATCTCCTTTACACGATGGTGCTGTGATAGTTAGAAATAATATAATTGAGGCAGCTCGATGTACATTGCCACTTAGTTCACAAAATATTATTGATGGATTTCAACTGGGTATGAGACATAAAGCTGGAATTGGTATTACTGAACAAGCCGATGTGATTAGTTTAATTGTTTCCGAAGAAAGTGGTTCTGTTTCGCTCGCAGAAGATGGAAAATTATTTCGTTCTCTTTCTAAATCTGAATTGACAGATAAATTAATTAAAGAATTCACCAAGAAGGCAAATAAATATCAGCTCTTTAAATTGAAAACTCTTGACAGGGAATAA
- a CDS encoding metal-dependent hydrolase, translating into MPKLTYFGHSAFLIEHKNNKILIDPFITGNPLAPVKAEDLSADFIVLSHAHGDHFGDTLEIAKRCNSVVIAVNELANYVASKGVKAHNMHIGGSYEFPFGRVKFTIAHHGSSSNEGEYMGEPAGILLFLDDKVLYHAGDTGLFSDMKLIGDLHKISIALLPIGDNFTMGMSDAVKAVELLNPELTIPMHYNTFPVIQADPDKFVDMVKSLGKSAKKLQFGETFEF; encoded by the coding sequence ATGCCTAAACTAACTTACTTTGGACATTCAGCTTTTTTAATTGAGCACAAAAACAATAAAATTTTAATCGATCCATTTATTACTGGAAATCCTCTCGCACCAGTTAAAGCTGAAGATTTATCAGCAGATTTCATTGTTCTTTCGCATGCACACGGAGACCATTTCGGCGATACACTTGAAATTGCGAAAAGATGTAATTCAGTTGTGATTGCAGTAAATGAATTAGCTAATTATGTTGCTTCAAAAGGTGTAAAGGCTCATAATATGCACATTGGTGGTTCGTATGAATTCCCATTTGGTAGAGTAAAATTTACAATTGCTCATCATGGTTCATCTTCAAACGAAGGTGAGTATATGGGAGAGCCTGCAGGAATACTTCTATTCCTCGATGATAAAGTTTTATATCATGCTGGTGATACTGGACTATTCTCAGATATGAAATTAATCGGCGATCTTCATAAAATAAGTATTGCACTTTTACCTATTGGTGATAATTTTACAATGGGAATGAGTGATGCCGTTAAAGCTGTTGAATTATTAAATCCTGAATTAACTATCCCAATGCACTATAATACATTCCCAGTAATTCAAGCTGATCCTGATAAATTTGTAGATATGGTTAAAAGTCTCGGTAAAAGCGCAAAGAAATTACAATTTGGAGAGACATTTGAATTTTAG
- the folP gene encoding dihydropteroate synthase, with amino-acid sequence MGILNVTEDSFFDGGKYFSLSHIKERIDQLCDLQVDIIDIGGESTRPGSEPIDVNEELKRVLPAVEYALSKGMIVSVDTYKSLVAEECLKAGVQIINDISGFKFDEHLPDVCAKYNSSVVLMHIRGTPKTMQENPFYYDTTAEIFDELSQSIKKAEASGIKKIFIDPGIGFGKRLYDNYEILNRLEEFKFLGYPILVGLSRKSFIGKYLNQKPEERLTGTIASNSVSLIKAANIIRVHDVKEAIETKKIIEAIISPEVTLQ; translated from the coding sequence ATGGGTATCTTAAATGTAACCGAAGACTCATTTTTTGATGGCGGAAAATATTTTTCACTTTCACATATCAAAGAAAGAATTGATCAGCTTTGTGATTTGCAGGTGGATATCATTGATATTGGCGGGGAGTCAACTCGTCCTGGTTCCGAGCCAATAGATGTTAATGAAGAATTAAAAAGGGTATTACCCGCAGTTGAATATGCTCTTTCAAAAGGAATGATTGTGTCAGTCGATACATATAAAAGTTTAGTTGCTGAAGAATGTTTGAAAGCCGGAGTTCAAATAATAAATGATATCAGCGGTTTTAAGTTTGACGAACATCTTCCCGATGTTTGTGCAAAATACAATTCATCTGTTGTTTTAATGCATATTCGTGGGACGCCAAAAACGATGCAGGAAAATCCTTTTTATTACGATACAACTGCCGAAATTTTTGATGAATTAAGTCAATCAATTAAGAAAGCAGAAGCATCAGGCATCAAAAAGATTTTTATTGATCCCGGCATTGGCTTTGGTAAAAGATTGTATGATAATTATGAAATTCTTAATCGGCTTGAAGAATTTAAATTTTTAGGTTATCCAATTCTGGTTGGTTTAAGCAGAAAATCTTTTATTGGCAAATACTTAAATCAAAAACCTGAAGAGCGTTTAACAGGAACAATTGCATCCAATTCAGTTTCTTTAATAAAAGCTGCAAACATCATACGAGTTCACGATGTCAAAGAAGCAATCGAAACAAAAAAAATAATTGAAGCAATCATTAGTCCTGAAGTTACATTACAATGA
- a CDS encoding ParA family protein, whose amino-acid sequence MGKIIAIANQKGGVGKTTTAINLAASLAVNEKKVLLIDLDPQANSTSGLGFEKNNRGVYDLLINNSLPEDLILKTQIDYLDLIPSNIDLVGAEVELVNVQNREKILALNIRNLKPRYDFIIIDCPPSLGLLTLNGLTAADSVIIPVQCEYFALEGLGQLLNTINIVKKHFNPHLEIEGVLLTMFDTRLRLSHQVAEEVRKYFGDRVYKTVITRNVKLSEAPSHGRPVILYDAQALGSQNYLQLASEILNKNNNKEEKE is encoded by the coding sequence ATGGGTAAAATAATCGCTATAGCAAATCAGAAAGGTGGAGTTGGTAAAACGACTACAGCTATCAATCTGGCTGCAAGTCTTGCTGTAAACGAGAAAAAAGTTTTGCTTATTGATCTTGATCCACAAGCCAACTCCACTTCTGGTTTAGGTTTTGAAAAAAATAATCGAGGAGTATACGATTTACTAATCAATAATTCTTTGCCAGAAGATTTAATATTAAAAACTCAAATTGATTATCTCGATTTGATCCCATCGAACATTGATCTTGTGGGAGCAGAAGTCGAGTTAGTTAATGTTCAAAACAGAGAAAAAATTCTTGCTCTGAATATTAGAAATTTAAAACCCAGATATGATTTCATCATTATCGATTGTCCTCCATCGTTAGGATTATTGACTTTGAATGGATTAACAGCTGCAGATTCAGTTATTATTCCTGTTCAATGTGAGTATTTTGCTTTAGAAGGATTAGGACAACTACTTAATACAATTAACATTGTAAAGAAACACTTCAATCCGCATCTCGAAATTGAAGGAGTTTTATTGACAATGTTTGATACACGATTAAGATTGTCACATCAGGTAGCTGAAGAAGTTAGAAAATACTTTGGCGATCGAGTATATAAAACAGTTATAACAAGAAATGTCAAATTATCTGAAGCACCAAGTCATGGTAGGCCCGTTATTTTATACGATGCTCAAGCGCTTGGTTCACAAAATTACTTGCAGCTTGCGTCTGAAATTTTGAATAAAAATAATAACAAGGAAGAAAAAGAATGA